A part of Gemmatimonas groenlandica genomic DNA contains:
- a CDS encoding bestrophin family protein yields MITYDPKNWIAVLIDFPRSPVFRTLAIDVVAAGVYAALVVWIETDVVKVAVPLGPSFLSILGIILGLLLVFRTNTSYDRWWEGRKLWGQLVNVSRGLAHQLDAQLPASAPQRAQYARVLGAFPVALAEHLRRPRGEPGPHVPNQLVQSLSHAVYADIRDGVLPREMLVALTPVLLAFDDITGACERVRNTPIPFSYSSYVKQFVLLYALVMPFGLVREFGYGTVIASMFTFFATMGLELLATEIEEPFGTDRNDLPLDEMADRIARDTRELLTGAYSSDANPSRL; encoded by the coding sequence ATGATCACGTACGATCCCAAGAACTGGATCGCCGTCCTCATCGACTTCCCACGCAGCCCCGTCTTTCGCACGCTGGCGATCGACGTGGTGGCGGCCGGGGTGTACGCGGCGCTGGTGGTCTGGATCGAGACCGACGTCGTGAAAGTGGCCGTGCCCTTGGGGCCGAGCTTTCTGTCGATCCTCGGCATCATCCTCGGTTTGCTGCTCGTGTTCCGCACCAACACGTCGTACGACCGATGGTGGGAAGGTCGGAAGCTCTGGGGACAGCTGGTCAACGTGTCGCGCGGTCTCGCGCACCAACTCGACGCGCAACTGCCGGCGTCGGCACCACAGCGTGCGCAGTATGCCCGCGTACTTGGCGCATTTCCCGTGGCGTTGGCCGAACACTTACGGCGTCCGCGCGGTGAGCCTGGTCCGCACGTCCCCAATCAGCTCGTGCAGTCACTCAGTCACGCGGTGTATGCCGACATTCGCGACGGTGTGCTGCCGCGTGAGATGCTGGTGGCGCTGACGCCCGTGCTGCTCGCCTTCGACGACATCACCGGCGCGTGTGAGCGCGTTCGCAATACACCGATTCCGTTCTCGTACAGCTCGTACGTCAAGCAGTTCGTCTTGCTCTATGCGCTGGTCATGCCGTTCGGTCTCGTCCGCGAGTTCGGATACGGCACCGTGATCGCCAGCATGTTCACGTTCTTCGCGACCATGGGACTCGAGCTGCTCGCGACGGAGATCGAAGAGCCGTTCGGTACCGACCGCAACGACCTTCCGCTCGACGAGATGGCCGACCGCATTGCGCGCGACACCCGCGAGCTGTTGACGGGTGCCTACTCCTCCGACGCCAATCCGTCGAGGTTGTAA
- a CDS encoding type IV pilus twitching motility protein PilT: MARLESGAASQIILEADAPICCLTATGLQEVSQQVLTSKQVIALVTELADVGAKDAVATGRDIRFVYTWNGKQWLVEQDVASTFTRLIVRKYDPAADARPEPVASRASGNSHNSAADPAPAKASDPRPSSVSASVPAEEPVRRYRETDGPFGATDEASSRDALEALLRTQVQRGAADLHLRVGERPILRLGGDLVRIEDHPSLDDRLITNMVHAIMPAKNKAEFAENWDTDFAYEITGLSRFRVNVLRDRNGAAAVIRTISSGTVTVEQMGITPEVQQLCALTKGLVLVTGPTGSGKSTTLCALVDLINRSRHDHIITIEDPIEFVHQSKKCLITQRQVGVHTQSFKSALRAALREDPDIILVGELRDLETIAIALETAETGHLVFGTLHTSTAASTINRIVDQFPADRQEQIRVMLAESLKGVVSQTLCKKIGGGRVAAREILLVNKAVSSMIREGKTVQINNIIQTQKKLGMETLNDALMNLVKSKTVEAEEAYVKSAEKKDMASKLRALGYNLDGLASEE, encoded by the coding sequence TTGGCACGCCTTGAATCAGGCGCCGCTAGTCAGATCATTCTCGAGGCCGACGCCCCCATCTGTTGCCTCACCGCGACTGGCCTTCAGGAAGTCAGCCAGCAGGTGCTCACCAGCAAGCAGGTGATCGCTCTGGTGACGGAACTGGCCGATGTCGGGGCCAAGGATGCCGTCGCGACGGGCCGCGACATTCGCTTCGTGTACACGTGGAATGGCAAGCAATGGCTGGTGGAGCAAGACGTCGCCTCGACGTTTACTCGCTTGATCGTGCGCAAGTACGACCCGGCCGCCGACGCGCGCCCGGAGCCGGTCGCCAGCCGCGCGTCCGGCAACAGCCACAACTCGGCGGCTGATCCGGCACCCGCTAAGGCCTCCGATCCTCGACCGAGTTCGGTATCGGCATCGGTACCGGCAGAGGAGCCTGTCCGCCGCTATCGGGAGACCGACGGCCCCTTCGGCGCTACCGACGAGGCGTCGTCACGCGACGCGCTCGAGGCGCTCCTTCGCACGCAGGTCCAGCGTGGCGCCGCCGATTTGCACCTGCGCGTTGGTGAACGTCCGATCCTGCGCCTGGGCGGCGACCTCGTGCGCATCGAGGACCACCCGTCGCTCGACGACCGATTGATCACGAACATGGTGCACGCGATCATGCCCGCCAAGAACAAGGCGGAGTTCGCCGAAAATTGGGACACCGACTTCGCCTACGAGATCACCGGCCTGTCCCGCTTCCGCGTCAACGTGCTCCGCGACCGGAACGGTGCGGCCGCAGTGATCCGGACCATTTCCAGCGGCACGGTCACGGTGGAGCAGATGGGCATAACGCCCGAAGTGCAGCAGCTGTGCGCGCTCACCAAGGGACTCGTGCTTGTGACCGGACCCACCGGCTCAGGTAAATCGACGACGCTCTGCGCACTGGTCGATCTGATCAACCGTTCTCGGCACGATCATATCATCACGATCGAAGATCCGATCGAATTCGTGCACCAGAGCAAGAAGTGCCTCATCACGCAGCGTCAGGTCGGCGTACACACGCAGTCGTTCAAAAGCGCGCTCCGCGCCGCGCTACGCGAGGACCCGGACATCATTCTCGTGGGTGAGCTGCGCGATCTGGAAACGATCGCCATCGCGCTCGAGACGGCCGAAACGGGGCATCTCGTGTTCGGCACGCTGCACACCTCCACAGCCGCGTCCACGATCAATCGCATCGTCGATCAGTTCCCCGCCGACCGGCAAGAGCAGATCCGCGTCATGCTGGCCGAATCGCTCAAGGGCGTCGTGTCGCAGACGCTCTGCAAGAAGATCGGCGGCGGACGCGTGGCCGCGCGCGAGATACTGCTCGTGAACAAGGCCGTGAGCTCGATGATCCGTGAAGGCAAGACGGTGCAGATTAACAACATCATTCAGACCCAGAAGAAGTTGGGCATGGAGACGTTGAACGACGCGCTGATGAACCTCGTGAAGAGCAAGACGGTCGAAGCCGAAGAGGCGTACGTAAAGTCGGCCGAAAAGAAGGACATGGCCTCGAAGCTGCGCGCCCTGGGTTACAACCTCGACGGATTGGCGTCGGAGGAGTAG
- a CDS encoding DUF4184 family protein, which translates to MPATLLSHQALVLPLKLRWPARFSGIALCIGSMAPDLEFIGRMHDDWLLSHTVAAQGWFTVPLTMLLVWVTSALLIPALLPYVPDHAWWRPHDLAAIRPPRTGRDWVRVAYSAWLGGMSHVLLDGVTHGNHSGWLVPWLPFLRTPVPHFGGRVPLYDALQLWCTVIFAVVTLLLWRHMVRRRALWQWREGYLALGAHHAERRLPRMPRRHGVMIARLIGVVAMLGAATGHTLRERERAKTVVAGTAFGAITFSVGGAVLLALGLRQGRVRPHATG; encoded by the coding sequence ATGCCCGCCACACTGCTGTCTCACCAAGCCCTCGTCCTGCCGCTCAAGCTGCGTTGGCCCGCGCGATTCTCGGGGATCGCCCTTTGTATCGGCAGTATGGCCCCCGACTTGGAGTTCATCGGGCGGATGCACGACGACTGGCTGCTCAGCCACACGGTGGCAGCGCAGGGCTGGTTCACGGTTCCCTTGACCATGCTACTGGTTTGGGTGACGAGCGCGCTGCTGATTCCCGCACTCCTCCCGTACGTTCCCGACCACGCATGGTGGCGCCCCCACGATCTGGCGGCCATTCGCCCACCGCGCACCGGTCGGGACTGGGTGCGGGTGGCCTACTCGGCGTGGCTGGGCGGCATGTCGCATGTGCTGTTGGACGGCGTCACACACGGTAACCATTCCGGATGGCTGGTCCCTTGGCTGCCGTTCCTGCGAACGCCCGTGCCGCATTTCGGTGGACGCGTTCCGCTGTACGACGCGCTCCAGCTGTGGTGCACGGTCATCTTCGCGGTCGTGACGCTGCTGCTCTGGCGCCACATGGTTCGCCGGCGCGCGCTGTGGCAGTGGCGCGAAGGCTATCTCGCCCTCGGCGCGCACCACGCCGAACGCCGCCTCCCCCGCATGCCCCGGCGGCATGGCGTGATGATCGCCCGTCTGATCGGCGTCGTGGCGATGCTCGGCGCGGCCACCGGCCACACGCTACGGGAGCGCGAGCGCGCCAAGACGGTGGTCGCCGGCACGGCGTTCGGGGCGATCACGTTTTCGGTCGGCGGCGCGGTGCTTCTCGCGCTCGGGCTCCGACAAGGTCGGGTACGCCCGCATGCGACCGGGTGA
- a CDS encoding tetratricopeptide repeat protein: MSMRKQMAGRGMWAAILVGALVSVAPRAAMTQASPAATAIDRALAASQWREAVRLLDGALAVTPRDATRLQQRGRAHRELEEFPKALADYTQAIAVDRRFAAAYGGRAIVQQRMGNGNAAFADIDSARALGMNDPQLDLVEGIGYMMNDDGAKAWARFDKYVRAVPDAAQGWFLRGRAAGMAGREADAEKDFTAAIDRRMAGPEVFSLRAMARVALGNTSGACADLAEAAKLGDKAAAATVAKNCR; this comes from the coding sequence ATGTCGATGCGAAAGCAGATGGCGGGACGTGGTATGTGGGCCGCGATCCTCGTGGGGGCGCTGGTCTCTGTCGCGCCGCGAGCGGCCATGACGCAGGCGTCGCCAGCCGCAACCGCGATCGATCGTGCGCTCGCCGCCAGTCAGTGGCGCGAGGCGGTGCGCTTGCTCGACGGCGCCCTTGCCGTGACGCCGCGCGACGCCACCCGACTGCAGCAACGCGGTCGCGCCCACCGCGAGCTCGAGGAGTTCCCCAAAGCCCTGGCCGACTACACGCAGGCGATCGCCGTAGACCGGCGCTTCGCCGCTGCCTACGGGGGGCGCGCGATCGTGCAGCAGCGCATGGGCAACGGGAACGCCGCCTTCGCCGACATCGACAGCGCCCGGGCCCTCGGCATGAACGACCCGCAACTCGATCTGGTCGAAGGGATCGGCTACATGATGAACGACGACGGCGCCAAAGCCTGGGCGCGATTCGACAAGTACGTGCGCGCCGTCCCCGATGCCGCCCAGGGCTGGTTTCTGCGCGGTCGCGCCGCGGGCATGGCCGGACGTGAGGCGGACGCCGAGAAGGATTTCACCGCCGCGATAGACCGGCGGATGGCGGGACCGGAGGTGTTTTCGCTGCGGGCGATGGCGCGGGTCGCGTTGGGGAACACGTCCGGCGCTTGCGCCGATCTCGCCGAAGCGGCCAAGCTGGGCGACAAGGCCGCGGCCGCGACGGTCGCCAAGAACTGCCGCTAG
- a CDS encoding MFS transporter translates to MTTATGSTSAAESGFAIAARRLLPLLFVSYIVAFLDRVNVGFAKLQMASDLGYSDAVYGFGAGIFFLGYFLFEVPSNLLLEKFGARRWIARIMFTWAIVSGAFAFVDRIPWGPLPALFGVAPIEFGFYALRFLLGIAEAGFFPGIILYLTYWFPAARRARTVALFMTAVAAANVIGAPVSGAIMQYADGMGGLSGWRWLFVLEAIPSVVAGVAIWLLLPDRPTHATWLSPEQRSAITAQLAHEDSDAHGAAVGSAHGGAHSATQALRSGRVWVLALVYLAGTFSLYGVSFWMPTIVQELGIGKTEYLEIGLLSMIPWGTAGVAMVWAGASSDRTGKRRQHVAGSLFVAATGLVALVLVGANVVPALIALCFVTAGVLSFLATFWSLPTAFLRQTAAAAGIAWINAVGNLGGHFGPDIIGRIRTATGSANYAFLFLAALAVAGALLTLFGTGARERIMTIQEA, encoded by the coding sequence ATGACGACCGCCACCGGATCGACGAGCGCCGCCGAGTCGGGATTTGCGATCGCCGCGCGCCGTCTGCTGCCACTGCTGTTCGTGAGCTACATCGTGGCGTTTCTCGACCGCGTGAATGTCGGCTTCGCGAAATTGCAGATGGCGTCGGACCTCGGCTACTCCGACGCCGTGTACGGATTCGGCGCCGGCATCTTCTTTCTCGGCTACTTCCTGTTTGAAGTGCCCAGCAATCTGCTGCTCGAGAAGTTCGGGGCTCGTCGATGGATTGCGCGCATCATGTTCACCTGGGCCATCGTGTCCGGCGCCTTTGCGTTCGTGGACCGGATTCCGTGGGGACCGCTGCCCGCGCTCTTTGGTGTCGCGCCGATCGAGTTCGGATTCTACGCGCTGCGCTTTCTCCTCGGCATTGCCGAGGCGGGATTCTTCCCCGGCATCATTCTCTATCTCACGTATTGGTTTCCGGCAGCGCGACGTGCGCGTACCGTGGCGCTGTTCATGACCGCCGTGGCCGCCGCCAACGTGATCGGCGCACCGGTGTCCGGCGCGATCATGCAATACGCCGACGGCATGGGTGGCTTGAGCGGCTGGCGTTGGCTGTTCGTGCTGGAAGCGATCCCGTCGGTCGTCGCGGGCGTGGCGATCTGGTTGCTGCTGCCCGATCGTCCGACGCACGCCACGTGGCTCTCGCCCGAACAGCGCAGCGCGATCACGGCGCAACTCGCGCATGAGGACAGCGACGCGCACGGGGCGGCCGTCGGATCCGCGCATGGCGGTGCACACAGTGCGACGCAGGCGCTGCGCAGTGGTCGTGTGTGGGTGTTGGCGCTCGTCTACCTGGCCGGCACCTTCTCGCTGTACGGCGTGAGCTTCTGGATGCCCACCATCGTGCAGGAGCTGGGCATCGGGAAGACCGAGTACCTCGAGATCGGACTGCTCAGCATGATTCCGTGGGGCACCGCCGGTGTAGCCATGGTGTGGGCCGGCGCCAGCAGCGACCGCACGGGCAAGCGTCGTCAACATGTGGCCGGCTCGCTGTTCGTAGCCGCCACGGGACTCGTGGCCCTGGTGCTGGTGGGCGCTAACGTGGTGCCGGCACTGATTGCACTCTGTTTCGTGACCGCCGGTGTGCTGTCGTTTCTCGCCACGTTCTGGTCGCTGCCCACGGCATTTCTCCGACAGACGGCGGCCGCGGCTGGCATCGCGTGGATCAACGCCGTCGGCAATCTCGGCGGACACTTCGGCCCTGATATCATTGGCCGCATTCGCACGGCGACGGGCAGCGCGAACTATGCCTTTCTGTTTCTGGCGGCGCTGGCGGTGGCAGGGGCACTGCTCACACTCTTCGGTACGGGTGCACGCGAGCGAATCATGACGATACAGGAAGCCTGA
- a CDS encoding arylamine N-acetyltransferase, translated as MTMPDTLPAPLRDELCARLGVALEAPTTSQLTRVYDAWCLHVPFDNVRKLIALREAHAPPLPGAQAADFFTHWLSDGTGGTCWSSSHALWSLLTALGFRARRIAGSMRDTGIVTHGSVIVTIDQQEWLVDSSALTSRPVPMSTGAYRDTDPVFATEWQREGDTHVLRFAGAPGPELTPCRFLVDPTDSAYVQHRYELSRTFGPFNHFTYARRSVRDGFVVLRGPVRYHRTAQGMASRPLDRDGILHVLAHDIGISPAMLQRYEACGALDLNFLPLPE; from the coding sequence ATGACGATGCCGGACACGCTGCCAGCCCCCCTGCGCGACGAGCTGTGTGCGCGACTCGGCGTAGCGCTCGAGGCACCGACCACGTCGCAACTGACGCGCGTCTACGACGCGTGGTGTCTGCACGTCCCGTTCGACAACGTACGCAAATTGATCGCGCTTCGCGAAGCACACGCGCCACCACTCCCGGGAGCACAGGCCGCTGACTTCTTCACGCACTGGCTGTCCGACGGAACCGGCGGCACTTGTTGGTCGTCGAGCCACGCGCTGTGGTCACTGCTCACGGCACTCGGCTTCCGCGCGCGACGCATCGCTGGCTCCATGCGCGACACCGGGATCGTCACGCACGGCAGCGTCATCGTGACGATCGACCAACAGGAGTGGCTCGTCGACTCCTCCGCGCTCACGAGCCGACCCGTCCCGATGTCGACCGGCGCGTATCGCGATACCGATCCCGTGTTCGCCACCGAGTGGCAACGTGAGGGTGACACGCACGTGCTGCGATTCGCCGGTGCGCCGGGGCCCGAACTCACCCCCTGTCGGTTTCTGGTGGATCCCACGGATTCGGCATACGTACAGCACCGCTACGAACTCTCGCGCACCTTCGGGCCGTTCAATCATTTCACGTATGCGCGCCGCAGTGTCCGCGACGGATTCGTGGTGTTACGCGGACCGGTGCGTTACCACCGCACGGCGCAGGGCATGGCATCACGCCCGCTCGACCGCGATGGCATTCTTCACGTACTCGCGCACGATATCGGCATCTCCCCCGCCATGCTCCAGCGCTACGAAGCATGCGGCGCGCTCGATCTGAACTTCCTGCCGCTGCCGGAATGA
- a CDS encoding DUF3429 domain-containing protein: MPTRTFWLISGSGLAPFIVCLVIAYGTPDVSALHDAAVRTFLVYAALTLSFLGGARWGAELARAPDAPNLWRMAAAAAPSVVGLAALLPQAPLKAALGLLMLSGGIQLAWDVAASRAGLLPPWNARVRTVMTVAGTLCSLALWPAIA, translated from the coding sequence ATGCCTACCCGCACCTTCTGGCTGATCAGCGGATCGGGGCTCGCCCCCTTCATCGTGTGCCTCGTGATTGCTTATGGCACGCCCGATGTCAGCGCGTTGCACGACGCCGCTGTCCGGACCTTTCTCGTGTACGCCGCGCTCACGCTCAGCTTTCTCGGCGGGGCGCGCTGGGGCGCGGAACTCGCCCGCGCGCCGGATGCGCCGAACCTGTGGCGCATGGCCGCGGCCGCAGCGCCGTCCGTGGTCGGTCTCGCCGCCTTGTTGCCGCAAGCACCGCTCAAGGCCGCACTCGGCCTGCTCATGCTCAGTGGTGGTATCCAGCTCGCCTGGGATGTCGCGGCGTCGCGCGCGGGGCTCCTGCCGCCGTGGAATGCCCGCGTACGCACCGTGATGACCGTCGCCGGCACGCTGTGTAGTCTCGCGCTCTGGCCCGCGATCGCATGA
- a CDS encoding pyridoxal phosphate-dependent aminotransferase encodes MPTTAQRLSVFSESVIRGTTRLANQHGAINLSQGFPDFDPPEVLLEGLERATRGPFHQYAVTWGAPRFRTALAKKISHFSGIEVDPDSELVVTCGSTEAMMVAMMTACNPGDKVIVFSPFYENYAADAILSGAEPIYVPLHPPHFNFDEDVLAAAFAQRPKAIVVCNPSNPSGKVFTREELLIILKYAQQYDTWVIMDEPYEHIIYAPHTHTYFNTLPGAFERTITCNSLSKTYSITGWRLGYVHAPASVIAQAKKVHDFLTVGAAAPLMEAAVGALELPDSYYHGLTELYSAKREIFLDILRSTGLPFTEPQGAYYVMVDITALGFANDTLASEWLIKEIGVAGVPGSSFFREPVNHLIRFHFAKREETLMAAGERLAGLSARVNAGR; translated from the coding sequence ATGCCTACGACAGCCCAGCGCCTCTCCGTCTTCAGCGAATCCGTGATTCGCGGGACCACCCGCCTCGCGAATCAGCACGGCGCCATCAATTTGTCGCAAGGCTTCCCGGACTTCGATCCGCCGGAAGTGCTGCTCGAGGGGCTGGAGCGCGCCACGCGCGGGCCGTTTCATCAGTATGCCGTGACGTGGGGCGCGCCGCGCTTCCGCACCGCGCTGGCGAAGAAGATCTCGCACTTCAGTGGCATCGAGGTCGATCCCGACTCCGAACTCGTGGTCACCTGCGGCAGCACGGAAGCGATGATGGTGGCCATGATGACCGCCTGCAATCCAGGCGACAAGGTGATCGTCTTCTCGCCGTTTTACGAGAACTACGCGGCCGACGCGATTCTCTCGGGCGCCGAGCCGATCTATGTGCCGCTGCATCCGCCGCATTTCAACTTCGACGAAGACGTGCTGGCCGCCGCGTTCGCGCAGCGTCCCAAGGCGATCGTGGTGTGCAATCCGTCGAATCCGAGCGGCAAGGTATTCACGCGCGAGGAGCTGCTGATCATTCTCAAGTACGCGCAGCAGTATGACACCTGGGTGATCATGGATGAGCCGTATGAGCACATCATCTACGCACCGCACACGCACACGTACTTCAATACGCTGCCTGGCGCCTTCGAGCGCACGATCACCTGCAATTCGCTGTCGAAGACGTACTCGATCACCGGCTGGCGCCTGGGGTACGTGCACGCGCCGGCCAGTGTCATCGCGCAGGCGAAGAAGGTGCACGACTTCCTCACGGTCGGTGCCGCGGCGCCGCTCATGGAGGCGGCGGTGGGCGCCCTCGAACTCCCCGATTCGTACTATCACGGGCTCACCGAGCTGTATAGCGCCAAGCGCGAGATCTTCCTCGACATCCTGCGCAGCACCGGCTTGCCGTTCACCGAGCCGCAGGGCGCCTACTACGTGATGGTCGACATCACCGCGCTCGGCTTTGCCAACGACACGCTGGCCTCTGAATGGCTGATCAAGGAGATCGGGGTGGCCGGTGTACCGGGCTCGAGCTTTTTCCGGGAGCCGGTCAATCATCTCATCCGTTTCCACTTCGCCAAACGTGAAGAAACCCTCATGGCGGCCGGCGAACGGCTGGCCGGGCTTTCGGCACGGGTGAACGCGGGACGGTAA
- a CDS encoding alpha/beta fold hydrolase, with the protein MKLARWLMGAFVLAVLLLLGLASVWAPDKPVAMLAARWAPPPSRFLALSGMRVHVRDEGPRSDSIPIVLVHGTSASLHTWDGWAASLRGSRRVIRFDLPGFGLTGPSPEEDYTLDAYTRLTLRLLDSLGVARFAVAGNSLGGEVAWHVASAAPDRVAALILVDAVGYPIVSQQVPIGFRLARTQGLAWLFTRILPRGVVESSVRSVYGDPSRVTDSLVTRYFELTLREGNRASLPRRFAQSRDGADSATIATLRVPTLIMWGGRDGLIPPDHAGRFARDIPGSRIQLFPELGHVPHEEDPVRTAAAARAFLECVACPSGR; encoded by the coding sequence ATGAAGTTGGCGCGTTGGCTGATGGGGGCATTCGTGTTGGCGGTCCTGCTCCTGCTTGGACTCGCCTCCGTCTGGGCGCCCGACAAGCCGGTCGCGATGCTGGCCGCTCGCTGGGCGCCGCCGCCCTCTCGCTTTCTGGCACTGAGCGGCATGCGGGTCCACGTGCGTGATGAAGGACCGCGCTCCGATTCGATACCGATTGTGCTCGTGCACGGCACGTCGGCCAGCTTGCACACGTGGGATGGCTGGGCCGCGTCGCTGCGCGGCTCGCGCCGCGTAATTCGCTTCGATCTGCCCGGCTTCGGCCTCACCGGGCCGTCGCCCGAGGAGGACTATACGCTCGACGCGTACACCCGCCTCACCCTGCGGTTGCTCGACTCGCTCGGGGTGGCACGCTTTGCCGTCGCGGGTAATTCACTCGGCGGCGAAGTGGCGTGGCATGTCGCCTCCGCCGCACCGGATCGCGTGGCCGCGCTGATCCTGGTGGACGCCGTGGGCTATCCGATCGTGTCGCAGCAGGTGCCGATCGGCTTTCGCCTGGCGCGCACGCAAGGTCTGGCATGGCTCTTCACGCGTATCCTGCCGCGCGGTGTGGTCGAGTCGAGCGTGCGCAGCGTCTATGGCGATCCGTCACGCGTGACCGATTCGCTCGTCACGCGCTACTTCGAGCTCACGTTGCGCGAAGGGAATCGCGCGTCACTCCCGCGCCGCTTCGCACAAAGTCGCGACGGCGCAGATTCGGCGACCATTGCGACGCTACGCGTGCCCACGTTGATCATGTGGGGTGGGCGCGACGGACTCATTCCGCCCGATCACGCCGGTCGCTTCGCGCGCGACATTCCCGGCAGCCGCATTCAACTCTTTCCAGAGCTCGGGCACGTGCCGCACGAGGAAGATCCCGTGCGGACGGCCGCCGCGGCGCGCGCGTTTCTCGAGTGCGTCGCGTGTCCTTCAGGTCGCTAA
- a CDS encoding DUF4334 domain-containing protein produces MAALTAVSEALARFDALPAVTTAEMLGEWRGTGVPTGHYMDGLLETYAWYGKSFVTEEAVHPLVFRTRTGEKYAIDPRLIPLSLSRYHALSRNIIARALFKLATPLLRTRSPKARLRAVTYRGATTAAMVYDHLPIIDCFRRIDEHTMLGVMDIRGAAPFFFQLERDV; encoded by the coding sequence TTGGCCGCGCTGACTGCGGTGAGTGAGGCGCTGGCGCGTTTCGACGCGTTGCCGGCGGTGACGACGGCGGAGATGCTGGGTGAGTGGCGTGGCACCGGCGTGCCGACTGGTCACTACATGGACGGGTTGCTCGAGACGTATGCGTGGTATGGCAAGTCGTTCGTGACCGAAGAGGCCGTGCATCCGCTAGTATTCCGGACGCGCACCGGCGAGAAGTACGCCATCGATCCGCGCCTGATCCCGCTGTCGCTGTCGCGATACCACGCGCTCAGCCGGAACATCATCGCGCGCGCGCTCTTTAAGTTGGCGACGCCGCTGCTGCGTACGCGCTCACCAAAGGCGCGGTTGCGCGCCGTGACCTACCGGGGCGCGACCACGGCGGCCATGGTGTACGATCATCTGCCGATCATCGACTGCTTCCGGCGGATCGACGAGCATACCATGCTCGGCGTCATGGATATCCGCGGTGCAGCACCCTTCTTTTTTCAGTTGGAGCGGGACGTATGA